From the genome of Rarobacter incanus, one region includes:
- the sufC gene encoding Fe-S cluster assembly ATPase SufC, with translation MSTLEIRDLHVQVETKEGPKPILRGVDLTVNSGETHAIMGPNGSGKSTLAYSLAGHPKYEVTQGSVTLDGEDVLAMSVDARARAGLFLAMQYPVEVPGVSVSNFLRTAKTAVSGEAPKLRTWVKEVKETMANLRMDESFAERSVNEGFSGGEKKRNEILQLELLQPKIAVLDETDSGLDVDALRIVSEGVNRAKDNTGLGLLLITHYTRILRYIKPDFVHVFVAGRVAEQGGPELAERLEAEGYDRFLGANAN, from the coding sequence ATGTCAACGCTCGAGATCCGCGACTTGCACGTGCAGGTTGAAACAAAAGAAGGACCCAAGCCCATCCTGCGCGGCGTCGATCTGACCGTCAATAGCGGTGAAACGCACGCCATCATGGGCCCGAACGGATCGGGCAAATCGACGCTCGCGTATTCGCTCGCAGGGCACCCCAAGTACGAGGTCACGCAGGGGTCTGTCACCCTCGATGGCGAGGACGTCTTGGCCATGTCGGTGGACGCGCGCGCCCGCGCCGGACTGTTCTTGGCTATGCAGTACCCGGTGGAGGTCCCGGGCGTCTCGGTTTCCAATTTCTTGCGCACCGCGAAGACCGCGGTCTCCGGAGAGGCACCGAAGCTGCGCACCTGGGTCAAGGAAGTGAAGGAGACGATGGCGAATCTGCGAATGGATGAATCGTTCGCGGAGCGCAGCGTCAATGAAGGGTTCTCGGGAGGCGAGAAGAAGCGCAACGAGATCTTGCAGTTGGAACTGCTGCAACCGAAGATCGCGGTCCTGGACGAGACAGATTCGGGCCTGGACGTGGACGCCCTGCGGATCGTGTCTGAGGGTGTCAACCGCGCCAAGGACAACACCGGGCTCGGTCTGCTGCTGATCACCCACTACACGCGGATCCTGCGCTACATCAAACCGGACTTTGTCCACGTATTCGTGGCCGGACGGGTCGCTGAGCAAGGCGGGCCGGAGCTGGCCGAACGCCTGGAAGCCGAAGGATACGACCGCTTCTTGGGCGCGAACGCCAACTAG
- a CDS encoding helix-turn-helix transcriptional regulator produces MELVTSDEASTRARVMELIVERGPVTVASLATELGLTTAAIRRHIASLESSDRVEARDLSSSVGKRGRPARHYVATRQGQASLPDAYPDLAAQALHFLAHTAGKDAVEEFVRTRLAEFEERYASRVTGDTVAQRAAQLAELLSQDGYVASVRSVPGTTTLQLCQGHCPVQSIATEFPEFCEAESQVISRILGSHTQRLVTLANGGHVCTTTVPIGMPRGPSAAC; encoded by the coding sequence TTGGAATTAGTAACCAGTGACGAGGCGTCGACCCGAGCGCGGGTGATGGAACTCATTGTAGAACGAGGCCCGGTCACCGTCGCGAGCCTTGCGACCGAACTGGGGCTGACTACGGCAGCCATCCGGCGCCATATCGCTTCCCTCGAATCCAGCGACCGGGTCGAGGCCCGCGACCTGTCCTCCTCCGTTGGCAAGCGCGGGCGTCCGGCGCGCCATTACGTCGCCACCCGCCAGGGACAGGCGTCCCTGCCGGACGCATACCCCGATCTGGCGGCGCAGGCGCTGCACTTCCTGGCGCACACCGCGGGTAAGGACGCCGTCGAGGAGTTTGTCCGCACACGCCTGGCGGAATTCGAAGAACGCTACGCATCGCGGGTGACGGGTGACACCGTCGCGCAGCGGGCGGCGCAATTGGCGGAGCTGCTCAGCCAGGACGGGTACGTAGCATCGGTCCGCTCGGTGCCCGGAACCACGACCCTGCAACTGTGTCAGGGGCACTGTCCGGTCCAATCGATCGCAACCGAATTCCCGGAATTCTGCGAGGCGGAATCGCAGGTCATCTCGCGGATTCTCGGATCACACACGCAGCGCCTCGTCACACTCGCAAACGGCGGCCACGTCTGCACCACGACCGTCCCGATCGGCATGCCGCGTGGCCCCAGCGCCGCCTGCTAA
- a CDS encoding ABC transporter permease, with product MNDGMALRRAFSQAGFEARMILRNGEQLMVTIIFPLFLLVLLAKTDVVSIATGGARRIDVVAPGVVALAVMTTSFTSQAIATAFDRRNGVLRLMATTPLGKSGLLIGKIAGVFAVEAVQIALIAIVAAFLGWRPDPAGILPALLMVVVGTIAFTALAMLAAGTLRAEAVLAVANLVLAALVVGGGVLAPVSQLPGFWQHLALFLPSGALGEAMRGALQTGSLPPICVIILLAWSTALGWGVNKLFRWS from the coding sequence ATGAACGACGGTATGGCGCTGCGGCGCGCTTTCTCGCAGGCGGGCTTCGAGGCCCGCATGATTCTGCGCAACGGCGAGCAGCTGATGGTCACCATCATTTTCCCGCTGTTTTTGCTGGTCTTGCTCGCAAAGACTGACGTCGTCTCGATCGCAACGGGTGGGGCCCGCCGCATCGATGTGGTGGCCCCCGGCGTGGTGGCGCTGGCGGTTATGACCACGTCGTTCACGTCGCAGGCGATCGCGACGGCATTCGACCGACGCAACGGCGTGCTGCGGCTCATGGCCACCACCCCGCTCGGCAAATCGGGGCTATTGATCGGCAAGATCGCGGGCGTCTTCGCCGTTGAGGCGGTGCAGATCGCCCTCATCGCAATCGTTGCCGCGTTCCTAGGTTGGCGCCCGGACCCTGCCGGCATTCTGCCCGCGCTGCTGATGGTCGTCGTTGGCACAATCGCTTTTACCGCCTTGGCGATGCTGGCCGCTGGAACCTTGCGCGCGGAGGCCGTGCTCGCCGTCGCCAATCTGGTGCTAGCCGCGCTGGTGGTCGGGGGCGGTGTCCTTGCTCCCGTGTCACAGCTGCCCGGCTTCTGGCAGCACCTGGCCCTCTTCCTTCCCTCAGGCGCACTGGGAGAGGCCATGCGCGGCGCGCTACAAACCGGATCCTTGCCGCCGATTTGCGTCATAATCCTCTTGGCGTGGTCCACGGCGCTGGGGTGGGGAGTCAACAAGCTATTCCGCTGGAGCTAA
- the sufU gene encoding Fe-S cluster assembly sulfur transfer protein SufU, whose protein sequence is MSADLQNLYQQIILDHARSPHGRGLVDYDGAESTGQSHQVNPTCGDEVTLRVALRGDGKDAVIESISWQGQGCSISQASLSVMTDLVQGSTVAQAYGVAGDFRALMDSRGRDAGDDLLDRLDDAAAFAGVSKFPARIKCALLGWAALRGAIVAATTDSEGFEENE, encoded by the coding sequence ATGAGCGCGGACCTGCAGAATCTATACCAGCAGATCATCTTGGATCATGCGCGCAGCCCGCATGGGCGCGGGCTGGTGGACTACGACGGTGCTGAATCGACCGGTCAATCGCACCAGGTCAATCCCACGTGCGGTGATGAGGTGACGCTGCGCGTGGCGCTGCGCGGGGACGGCAAGGACGCCGTCATCGAATCGATTTCCTGGCAGGGGCAGGGATGCTCGATTTCCCAGGCTTCCTTGTCGGTGATGACGGACCTGGTGCAGGGCAGCACGGTTGCGCAGGCCTACGGGGTGGCGGGGGATTTCCGGGCACTGATGGATTCGCGCGGTAGGGATGCCGGTGATGACTTGCTCGATCGGCTCGACGACGCGGCCGCCTTTGCGGGCGTTTCAAAGTTTCCGGCGCGCATCAAGTGCGCGCTGCTGGGGTGGGCCGCACTGCGTGGCGCCATCGTGGCCGCAACGACTGACAGCGAGGGGTTTGAAGAAAATGAGTGA
- a CDS encoding aminotransferase class V-fold PLP-dependent enzyme: MATSPAQPPAALSAAELARIRADFPLLKRRLRGDRPMVYLDSAATSQKPDPVLDAEQDFYLVRNAAVHRGAHQLAQEATEAFEGARATVAELIGAQPGEIVWTSGATATINLVTYAISNATAGRGGQAARRFALQPGDEIVVTEAEHHANLVPWQELAARTGAVLRWIPVGEDGRVTVEDADRIITERTRVVAFTHVSNVTGAITDTAALVRAARSVGALVLIDACQSVPHLPVNVSELGADFVAFSAHKMLGPTGIGALWGRAELLAAMPPVTTGGSMVEVVTMTEATYAPPPQRFEAGTQPVAQAIGFGAAAQYLSHLGMDAVAGHERTITRLLLDAVAAVPGVRVIGPTDPRDRIAVVSFVVDGVHAHDVGQYLDDAGVLVRVGHHCAQPLHRRFGVAATTRASASVYTDEADVAAFADALSGVRKFFGVSQ; encoded by the coding sequence ATGGCGACATCACCCGCGCAACCGCCCGCCGCGCTCAGCGCCGCCGAGTTGGCGCGCATACGCGCAGACTTCCCGCTCCTGAAACGCCGCCTGCGCGGCGACCGTCCGATGGTGTACTTGGACTCCGCAGCCACCTCGCAAAAGCCCGATCCCGTCCTCGACGCGGAGCAAGATTTCTACCTGGTGCGAAATGCCGCGGTGCATCGCGGGGCGCACCAACTAGCGCAGGAAGCCACGGAGGCGTTTGAGGGAGCGCGGGCCACGGTCGCGGAACTGATCGGTGCGCAACCGGGCGAAATCGTGTGGACATCGGGGGCGACGGCGACGATAAATCTGGTCACGTACGCGATATCGAACGCGACAGCGGGACGCGGGGGACAGGCCGCGCGGCGCTTCGCGCTGCAACCCGGTGACGAAATAGTCGTCACCGAGGCGGAGCACCACGCAAACCTGGTTCCGTGGCAGGAACTGGCCGCCCGCACCGGAGCCGTCTTGCGGTGGATTCCCGTGGGCGAGGACGGGCGGGTAACGGTCGAGGACGCCGATCGGATTATAACGGAACGCACCCGGGTGGTCGCCTTCACCCACGTGTCGAATGTCACGGGTGCCATCACGGATACCGCGGCGCTGGTGCGCGCGGCGCGGTCCGTCGGGGCGCTCGTCCTTATTGATGCGTGCCAATCCGTGCCGCACCTGCCCGTGAACGTGTCCGAGTTGGGAGCGGACTTCGTTGCGTTTTCGGCGCACAAGATGCTGGGCCCCACGGGAATTGGTGCGCTCTGGGGCCGCGCGGAACTGCTTGCGGCGATGCCGCCGGTGACCACGGGCGGGTCGATGGTTGAGGTGGTCACGATGACCGAGGCAACCTACGCGCCGCCACCGCAGCGGTTCGAGGCGGGAACGCAGCCGGTCGCGCAGGCGATCGGATTTGGCGCGGCCGCGCAGTACCTTTCCCATCTTGGGATGGACGCCGTGGCCGGTCACGAGCGAACAATCACGCGACTGCTCCTTGACGCCGTTGCGGCGGTTCCCGGCGTGCGCGTTATAGGCCCCACGGATCCGCGCGACCGCATCGCTGTTGTCTCCTTCGTCGTCGACGGCGTGCACGCCCACGACGTCGGGCAGTACCTGGACGATGCGGGCGTGCTGGTGCGCGTCGGCCACCATTGCGCGCAACCGTTGCACCGCCGCTTCGGGGTGGCTGCAACCACACGCGCCTCCGCGTCGGTATATACGGACGAGGCCGATGTGGCCGCATTCGCCGACGCACTATCCGGGGTGCGCAAGTTCTTCGGGGTGAGCCAATGA
- the sufB gene encoding Fe-S cluster assembly protein SufB translates to MTAPTDTSQPRSDEEIIASIGSYEYGWHDSDAAGQSARRGLNEDVVRNISALKNESEWMLKTRLKALKLFDKKPMPHWGADLSGIDFDNIKYFVRSTERQAASWEDLPEDIKRTYDKLGIPEAEKQRLVAGVAAQYESEVVYHQIREDLEAQGVLFLDTDTGLREHPEIFEEYFGSVIPSGDNKFAALNTAVWSGGSFVYVPKGVHVEIPLQAYFRINTENMGQFERTLIIADEGSSVHYVEGCTAPIYKSDSLHSAVVEIIVKKDAKVRYTTIQNWSSNVYNLVTKRATVAEGGTMEWIDGNIGSKVTMKYPAVYLMGAHARGETLSIAFAGEGQHQDTGSKMVHMAPYTSSSIMSKSVSRGGGRSSYRGLVQVNENAHHSKSNVLCDALLVDTISRSDTYPYVDVRVDDVEMGHEATVSKVSEDQLFYLMSRGLEETEAMATIVRGFVEPIARELPMEYALELNRLIELQMENSVG, encoded by the coding sequence ATGACGGCTCCCACTGATACGTCCCAGCCTCGCAGCGACGAAGAGATCATCGCGTCCATTGGCTCGTACGAATACGGATGGCACGACTCGGACGCCGCGGGCCAAAGCGCCCGGCGCGGTTTGAACGAGGACGTTGTCCGCAACATTTCGGCGCTCAAGAATGAGTCGGAATGGATGCTCAAGACGCGCCTGAAGGCATTGAAGCTGTTCGACAAGAAGCCGATGCCGCACTGGGGCGCCGACCTGTCGGGCATCGACTTCGACAACATCAAGTACTTTGTGCGTTCCACGGAGCGGCAGGCGGCCAGCTGGGAGGACCTGCCGGAGGACATCAAGCGGACCTACGACAAGCTAGGTATTCCGGAAGCGGAGAAGCAGCGCCTGGTTGCGGGCGTTGCCGCGCAGTACGAATCCGAGGTGGTCTACCACCAGATCCGTGAGGACCTGGAGGCCCAGGGCGTGCTGTTCCTCGACACGGATACGGGACTGCGCGAGCATCCCGAGATTTTCGAGGAGTATTTCGGTTCGGTCATCCCCTCGGGTGACAACAAGTTCGCCGCCCTGAACACGGCGGTGTGGTCGGGGGGATCGTTCGTGTACGTGCCCAAGGGCGTCCACGTGGAAATCCCGTTGCAGGCCTACTTCCGGATCAATACCGAGAACATGGGCCAATTCGAGCGCACGCTCATCATCGCGGACGAGGGCTCCTCGGTCCACTACGTCGAGGGTTGCACGGCACCGATCTACAAGTCGGACTCGTTGCACTCTGCTGTCGTTGAGATCATCGTCAAGAAGGATGCAAAGGTCCGCTACACCACCATTCAAAACTGGTCCAGCAATGTCTACAACCTGGTGACAAAGCGGGCTACGGTTGCCGAGGGCGGCACGATGGAATGGATCGATGGGAACATAGGGTCGAAGGTCACCATGAAGTACCCGGCCGTGTACCTGATGGGTGCGCACGCGCGCGGGGAGACGCTCTCGATCGCGTTTGCCGGTGAGGGGCAGCACCAGGACACGGGTTCGAAAATGGTGCACATGGCCCCGTACACGTCATCGTCCATTATGTCGAAGTCCGTTTCCCGCGGTGGGGGGCGATCGTCGTACCGCGGGCTGGTGCAGGTCAACGAGAACGCGCATCATTCCAAGTCGAACGTCCTGTGCGACGCCTTGCTGGTCGACACGATTTCGCGATCGGACACCTACCCGTATGTCGATGTGCGCGTCGACGACGTGGAAATGGGTCACGAGGCGACGGTGTCCAAGGTCTCCGAAGACCAATTGTTCTACCTGATGAGCCGCGGACTCGAGGAAACCGAGGCGATGGCAACGATCGTACGCGGATTCGTTGAACCGATCGCCAGGGAACTTCCCATGGAGTACGCCCTCGAACTCAACCGCCTGATCGAACTGCAAATGGAGAACTCGGTCGGCTAG
- the sufD gene encoding Fe-S cluster assembly protein SufD: protein MSLSTDHSQATLDAAHSHGAVVPQTDRSERVTSYDVRDFARPHGREEEWRFTPIKKLDAIFAAQPSVATLQWDAHVPAAVTVTEIDQAQARSKSVLAPGDLPAAAATSLAPTAILITIPADFESPDPIIVDLAGVSVDTVVWGQILVEVGERANASLVLTHSGQATYSVHVSVDVADGAHLTFVSVQDWDANAIHVAENALRVGKDATLKHVVMTFGGELVRVSVNAQLVGEGADLELIGAYFTDAGQHQEHRLFVDHAVPRARSRATYKGALQGQGAHSVWIGDVLIRAIAEGTDTYELNRNLLLTEGARADSVPNLEIETGEIEGAGHASATGRFDDEQLFYLQARGIPEAEARRLVVHGFFAELVHEIGIPAVEQRLLASIEEELALAVGQS from the coding sequence GTGAGTCTTTCCACGGATCACTCCCAGGCGACGTTGGACGCCGCGCACAGCCACGGTGCGGTGGTTCCGCAGACCGACCGGTCCGAGCGCGTGACCTCCTACGACGTGAGGGATTTCGCCAGGCCCCACGGCCGCGAGGAAGAATGGCGCTTCACGCCAATTAAGAAGTTAGATGCGATCTTTGCGGCACAGCCCTCCGTGGCAACGCTGCAATGGGACGCGCACGTTCCCGCCGCGGTGACGGTCACCGAGATCGATCAGGCGCAGGCGCGCAGCAAGTCCGTGCTAGCCCCGGGGGACCTGCCTGCGGCGGCCGCAACTTCGCTCGCCCCCACCGCAATCCTGATCACCATACCCGCGGATTTCGAGTCGCCTGATCCCATCATCGTCGACCTGGCCGGCGTTTCCGTGGACACCGTCGTGTGGGGGCAGATCCTCGTTGAGGTGGGAGAGCGCGCCAACGCCTCGCTGGTCCTGACGCACTCGGGGCAGGCCACCTACAGCGTGCACGTGTCCGTGGACGTTGCCGATGGGGCACACCTGACGTTCGTTTCCGTGCAGGACTGGGACGCCAACGCAATCCACGTGGCAGAAAATGCCCTGCGTGTCGGCAAAGATGCAACCCTCAAGCACGTGGTCATGACGTTCGGCGGGGAACTGGTTCGCGTCTCGGTGAATGCCCAGTTGGTGGGCGAGGGCGCGGACCTGGAACTGATCGGCGCCTACTTCACCGACGCCGGCCAGCACCAGGAGCACCGGCTCTTCGTCGACCACGCCGTGCCGCGAGCCCGCTCCCGCGCGACGTATAAGGGTGCGCTACAGGGCCAGGGCGCGCACTCCGTGTGGATTGGCGACGTACTTATCCGGGCAATCGCGGAGGGCACGGACACCTACGAACTAAACCGCAACCTGCTCTTGACCGAGGGAGCCCGCGCGGATTCGGTGCCGAACCTGGAGATCGAAACGGGCGAGATCGAAGGCGCCGGGCACGCATCGGCCACCGGCCGCTTCGACGACGAGCAGTTGTTTTACCTCCAGGCTCGCGGCATCCCGGAAGCGGAGGCGCGGCGCTTGGTCGTGCACGGATTCTTCGCGGAATTGGTGCACGAGATCGGGATCCCCGCGGTCGAGCAGCGCCTCCTGGCATCGATCGAGGAGGAACTGGCCTTGGCGGTGGGACAGAGCTAA
- a CDS encoding ABC transporter ATP-binding protein, with protein sequence MPDPIAPTEAALALSDVVKSYGGKRVVDRMTFTAPRSQITAILGPNGAGKTTTIECCEGLRTADSGTIKVLGRDPHDPALREHVGVMLQDGGLPTGVRALEMLRHIASMYAHPRSVDDLVDTLGLASFASTTVRRLSGGERQRLALAAALIGRPSLVFLDEPSAGMDPQSRHAVWSLIEELRGEGVSFVLTTHMMDEAAALADHVVIVDRGRVIAQGSVPDLVGAEAATGPAVSTLRWSTEARRDFTPVFGARSTLTWTEAAPGHYTASGDIGPAVVAQLTQWCEGQDLLIRTLSVNERSLEDVFLDLTGRELR encoded by the coding sequence GTGCCTGATCCCATCGCCCCCACCGAGGCCGCCCTCGCGCTGAGTGACGTCGTGAAGTCCTACGGAGGAAAACGCGTCGTCGACCGGATGACATTCACCGCCCCGCGCTCGCAAATCACCGCCATTTTGGGCCCCAATGGAGCGGGCAAGACCACGACGATCGAGTGTTGCGAGGGGCTGCGCACCGCGGACTCGGGGACAATCAAGGTGCTGGGCAGGGACCCGCACGACCCGGCGCTGCGCGAGCACGTCGGGGTGATGCTCCAAGACGGCGGCCTGCCGACCGGCGTTCGCGCGCTCGAAATGCTGCGCCATATCGCCTCGATGTACGCGCACCCACGCAGCGTCGACGACCTGGTGGACACGCTGGGATTGGCCTCATTCGCGTCAACGACCGTTCGGCGCCTGTCCGGCGGCGAGCGGCAGCGGCTGGCACTTGCCGCCGCCCTGATCGGGCGTCCCTCACTTGTCTTCCTCGACGAGCCGTCAGCCGGAATGGACCCGCAATCGCGGCACGCGGTGTGGTCCTTGATTGAAGAGTTGCGCGGCGAAGGCGTCTCGTTCGTCCTCACCACGCACATGATGGACGAGGCCGCCGCCCTCGCCGACCACGTCGTCATAGTGGATCGGGGCAGGGTTATTGCGCAGGGATCTGTGCCCGATTTGGTCGGGGCCGAAGCCGCGACCGGCCCCGCAGTTTCGACGCTGCGCTGGTCCACCGAGGCGCGGCGCGATTTCACGCCCGTCTTCGGTGCCAGATCGACCCTGACCTGGACCGAGGCCGCACCGGGGCACTACACGGCATCCGGCGACATTGGCCCCGCGGTCGTTGCCCAGCTCACGCAGTGGTGCGAGGGCCAGGACCTGCTGATACGAACCTTGTCGGTCAACGAACGCAGTCTCGAAGATGTCTTTTTGGACCTGACCGGACGGGAGCTGCGGTGA
- a CDS encoding metal-sulfur cluster assembly factor yields the protein MSEEVTGADASAQTGADAPAADWAPRASLVDVEEALKDVIDPELGINVVDLGLLYGLDVDDQNRALIDMTLTSAACPLTDVIEDQARTALAEVVTDVEINWVWMPPWGPEKITPDGRDQLRALGFNV from the coding sequence ATGAGTGAAGAAGTCACCGGCGCGGACGCTTCCGCGCAGACCGGCGCGGATGCACCCGCCGCCGATTGGGCGCCGCGCGCGTCCCTGGTCGATGTCGAGGAAGCCTTGAAGGATGTCATCGACCCCGAACTGGGGATCAACGTCGTGGACCTGGGTCTACTGTACGGATTGGACGTGGACGACCAGAACCGCGCACTGATCGACATGACCCTCACATCGGCCGCCTGCCCGCTCACCGATGTGATCGAGGACCAGGCGCGCACCGCGCTTGCCGAGGTGGTCACCGACGTCGAGATCAACTGGGTGTGGATGCCGCCGTGGGGTCCCGAGAAGATCACCCCCGACGGCCGCGACCAATTGCGCGCTCTCGGATTCAACGTCTAA
- a CDS encoding DUF5998 family protein → MAVGIDRRALKKDVVESGYYPTLVLDVLDVALAGEEPVSHFVHVETTFVMAQVQRHVTVFVLTDTRLILAHVDDRPADDKNPTSSAAATTESIVLGAIRTVAMTFGVSDPESHTMGQAPQDVTLAIAWGAVNRIDIGPADCGDQNCTADHGFTGTVTPDDIVVRVAAQAEGAASVGKAIGFARALSAATARTSGKLF, encoded by the coding sequence ATGGCAGTTGGAATTGATCGGCGCGCACTGAAGAAAGACGTCGTAGAATCGGGGTATTACCCCACTTTGGTGTTAGACGTCTTGGACGTGGCATTGGCTGGCGAAGAGCCCGTGAGTCACTTCGTGCACGTCGAAACCACGTTCGTCATGGCTCAGGTGCAGCGCCATGTCACGGTCTTTGTGCTCACCGACACCCGCCTGATCCTGGCCCATGTCGATGACCGTCCTGCCGACGACAAGAACCCGACGTCGTCGGCCGCGGCGACGACGGAGTCGATCGTGCTCGGTGCGATACGGACGGTCGCAATGACGTTCGGCGTATCCGATCCGGAATCGCACACGATGGGGCAAGCACCGCAAGACGTCACTCTCGCGATCGCGTGGGGTGCCGTGAACCGAATCGACATCGGTCCCGCCGATTGCGGGGATCAGAACTGCACCGCGGATCACGGATTCACGGGTACGGTAACCCCCGATGACATCGTTGTTCGCGTGGCCGCGCAGGCGGAGGGCGCCGCCTCGGTCGGCAAGGCGATCGGGTTCGCGCGCGCACTTTCTGCGGCAACTGCGCGCACCTCCGGCAAGCTCTTCTAG
- a CDS encoding alkaline phosphatase family protein — translation MTLPGRASALGMVWPGVDPQAIDVVPPVSGGVTGVLESLDLGSGNSRVCVVLVDGLGRLNIDERSGHVPTLRSGIAAGRTVQAPYPSTTAASIAAFGTGCAPGQTGMLGYTVREPVTGVLGNLVQWTGLPAPEIWQPRQPIFGRLVAQGVAVTSIGPERFRDSGMTRASLRGGAYVGAEDWYQRIDAAARALRKPGLAYVYWGDLDKAGHHYGWNSSKWSAELEKVDAGIRRLLASVPTDTTVIVTADHGMIDIDRAQRWDASTEPGLAEDVVTTAGEPRALHVHVAHGADSAAVAHRWQDVLGDSALVMVREEAVAAGLFGEVDQAMIPRMGDVIVAMAGRATVVDSRSQTPASMELIGVHGSMTPHEMLVPVLRWDK, via the coding sequence ATGACTCTGCCTGGTCGCGCTTCGGCGCTCGGTATGGTGTGGCCCGGGGTCGATCCGCAGGCGATTGACGTGGTGCCGCCGGTCAGTGGCGGCGTGACGGGGGTCTTGGAATCACTAGATTTGGGGTCCGGGAATTCGCGCGTCTGTGTGGTCTTGGTCGACGGGTTGGGCCGGCTCAATATCGACGAGCGCTCCGGGCACGTTCCGACTCTGCGCTCCGGGATCGCTGCCGGCAGGACGGTGCAGGCTCCGTACCCGTCGACCACGGCCGCCTCTATCGCGGCCTTCGGGACGGGGTGTGCTCCGGGGCAAACCGGCATGTTGGGCTACACGGTGCGCGAACCCGTGACCGGTGTGCTAGGGAATCTAGTGCAGTGGACGGGGCTCCCCGCGCCCGAGATATGGCAGCCGCGCCAGCCCATTTTCGGAAGGCTCGTCGCTCAGGGGGTTGCTGTCACAAGCATCGGACCCGAGCGTTTCCGTGATTCTGGCATGACGCGGGCCTCGCTGCGCGGGGGAGCGTACGTAGGTGCCGAGGACTGGTACCAGCGAATCGATGCCGCGGCGCGGGCGCTGCGCAAACCGGGCCTGGCCTATGTCTATTGGGGGGACCTAGACAAGGCCGGGCACCACTACGGGTGGAATTCGAGCAAGTGGTCCGCCGAACTGGAAAAGGTCGATGCCGGAATACGGCGCCTGCTGGCGAGTGTCCCCACCGACACGACCGTAATCGTGACAGCGGACCACGGCATGATCGACATCGACCGCGCGCAACGCTGGGATGCCAGCACGGAACCGGGCCTAGCCGAAGATGTCGTGACGACCGCGGGCGAGCCGCGGGCGCTGCACGTTCACGTCGCCCACGGGGCCGATTCGGCAGCGGTCGCGCATCGGTGGCAGGACGTCCTGGGAGACAGCGCGCTGGTTATGGTGCGCGAAGAGGCGGTCGCCGCGGGACTGTTCGGCGAGGTGGATCAGGCGATGATCCCGCGCATGGGCGATGTTATCGTCGCGATGGCCGGGCGCGCCACGGTGGTCGATTCCAGGTCGCAAACTCCCGCGTCCATGGAATTGATCGGCGTCCACGGTTCCATGACGCCGCACGAAATGCTTGTTCCCGTGCTGCGGTGGGATAAGTAG
- a CDS encoding non-heme iron oxygenase ferredoxin subunit — protein sequence MSAQFACLVSDLDPEAALPVELTAPDGSDVEVAIVRDSDGGWHAIDDQCTHGAVSLADGEVEGCLIECWLHGSTFDLNTGMPTTPPASKPVRVYPVTIEGERVLVDIDAAN from the coding sequence ATGAGCGCACAGTTTGCCTGCCTGGTTAGCGATCTCGATCCGGAGGCTGCACTTCCCGTCGAGCTCACCGCGCCCGACGGCAGCGACGTAGAGGTGGCGATCGTGCGCGACAGCGACGGCGGGTGGCACGCGATCGATGATCAGTGCACCCATGGCGCCGTATCGTTGGCCGACGGGGAGGTCGAGGGGTGCTTGATCGAGTGCTGGTTGCACGGCTCGACCTTCGACCTCAACACGGGCATGCCGACGACACCACCGGCGTCGAAACCGGTTCGCGTGTACCCCGTGACTATAGAAGGCGAGCGTGTCCTCGTGGATATCGACGCAGCCAACTGA